The Sinorhizobium alkalisoli genomic interval AGGCCACCACGGCCATTGAAAGGGGCGAAAAGGCGTCGCGTCAGCCAAGGTCCGGCTTCGACCTCGCGCGCGTCGATCTGAACAAAACGGTCGAAGAGGCGGGCATCATACGCCAACTCCTCTTCGTGCCGCCCTCGATGCTCGCCTCGGACCTGATGCAGCGCATGCAGGCCGCACGCATTCAGATGGCTCTCGTCATCGACGAATATGGCGGCACCGACGGTCTCGTCTCACTGGAAGACATCGTCGAAATGGTGGTCGGCGACATCGAGGACGAGCATGACGACGAGGAGGTGATGTTCGCCAGCACCTCGGAGGACGTCTTCGTGGCGGATGCTCGTGTCGAGCTCGAGGAGATCTCCCAGGCGATCGGACCGGATTTCGACGTGCGGGAGCAGATCGAGGATGTCGATACGCTTGGCGGCCTCGTCTTCGCCTCGCTTGGCCGGATTCCGGTTCGCGGCGAGGTGGTTCAAGCCATTCCAGGCTTCGAATTCCAGATTCTCGACGCGGATCCGCGCCGCGTGAAGCGCGTGCGCATCATGCGCAAGCGTCCGCCGGCCCGTCGGCGACTGCACAAGGCCGAGAAA includes:
- a CDS encoding hemolysin family protein; the protein is MNEFKTQPVTVANEEAEASGEPEAGSSSSASRSEGSRSTTSFWSRAARLLRGANTSSLREDLADALMFDAASNTVFSPEERAMLNNILRFREVRVEDVMVPRADIEAVDQGITIGELMVLFEESGRSRMPVYSEGLDDPRGMVHIRDLLAYVTKQARNRRRNGRAQATTAIERGEKASRQPRSGFDLARVDLNKTVEEAGIIRQLLFVPPSMLASDLMQRMQAARIQMALVIDEYGGTDGLVSLEDIVEMVVGDIEDEHDDEEVMFASTSEDVFVADARVELEEISQAIGPDFDVREQIEDVDTLGGLVFASLGRIPVRGEVVQAIPGFEFQILDADPRRVKRVRIMRKRPPARRRLHKAEKEGVPEAFTPIGGGQADLRSPPPVE